One window from the genome of Emys orbicularis isolate rEmyOrb1 chromosome 10, rEmyOrb1.hap1, whole genome shotgun sequence encodes:
- the CLN6 gene encoding ceroid-lipofuscinosis neuronal protein 6, translating to MQGSARRRQFPPAAPGSQQPGGSFYQGRHGSAKNEDTFKTSQFHFDLWFYFTLQNWVLDFGRPIAMIILPLEWFPLNKPSAGDYFHMAYNVITPFLLLKLIERSPKTLPRSVVYVSIIVFVMGASIHLVGDSVNHRLIFSGYQHHLSVRENPIIKNLKPETLIDSFELLYYYDEYLGHSMWYIPFFLILFIYFTGCFTPIQEESRMPLAALLLTGPSSLYYWYLVTEGQIFILYIFTFFAMMALVMHQKRKGLVLDSNGLFLFYSFIITLVLIGAWVVWLWNDKILRKKYPGVIYIPEPWAFYTLHLSNLHSAKEGF from the exons atgcagggctcggcgCGGAGGCGGCAGTTCCCGCCGGCGGCCCCGGGCTCCCAGCAGCCGGGCGGGTCCTTCTACCAGGGCAG GCATGGGTCAGCCAAGAATGAAGATACGTTTAAGACTTCTCAGTTTCATTTTGACCTGTGGTTCTACTTCACTCTACAGAACTGGGTGTTGGACTTCGGCCGTCCAATAGCTATG ATTATTCTACCTTTAGAGTGGTTTCCATTAAACAAACCTAGTGCAGGAGATTATTTCCATATGGCTTACAATGTTATTACACCATTTCTTCTTTTAAAG CTTATTGAAAGGTCCCCTAAGACTCTGCCCAGATCAGTGGTCTACGTCAGCATCATCGTGTTCGTCATGGGAGCGAGCATCCATTTGGTGGGCGACTCCGTCAACCACCGTTTGATTTTCAGCGGGTACCAGCACCATCTGTCCGTAAGAGAGAACCCAATCATCAAAAACCTCAAGCCGGAGACGCTG ATTGATTCTTTTGAGCTGCTGTACTACTACGATGAATACTTAGGGCATTCAATGTG GTATATTCCTTTCTTTCTCATACTCTTTATATATTTTACCGGCTGCTTCACACCCATTCAAGAAGAGAGCAGAATGCCATTAGCCGCCTTGCTCCTTACGGGGCCAAGCAGCCTTTATTACTG GTATCTTGTGACAGAAGGTCAGATTTTCATCCTCTACATTTTTACGTTCTTTGCCATGATGGCTTTAGTCATGCACCAGAAACGGAAAGGCCTGGTCTTGGACAGCAATGGACTCTTCCTCTTCTACTCTTTCATTATTACATTGGTCTTAATTGGCGCTTGGGTGGTTTGGCTGTGGAATGACAAAATCCTCAGGAAGAAGTATCCTGGCGTCATTTACATTCCAGAGCCCTGGGCCTTTTATACCTTACACTTGAGCAATCTCCATTCGGCAAAGGAAGGTTTTTAA